The Xenopus tropicalis strain Nigerian chromosome 1, UCB_Xtro_10.0, whole genome shotgun sequence DNA segment TTGAATATTCAAAAATCTACTGCCTTTAGCTTCCTTTCTTCCTGCTCACTCAGGGGTTCCTGTGATAGCAGTTTGTGGTGAAGTTTATGGTGTTTGCCTATACCAAGCTTAGGTAGGCCACGGTTCAGGCCCTCCAACAGCACACATGCCTTGCATAAGCTCTGACTAGATATATAGCCACAGCGAGTACAAGTCCCTTGCACAGGCATCCTAACATCCTCCTTTACAGATAAATTCTCCCCAGAGTGAATAATGTCCATGATGGAGCTTGGCCTAATGGCCTCCAGGTCTTTAAGAAAGGCTCGGGCATGGCCTCGGTAAGCATTAGGAGAGTAAATACACTCTGTTGAAAAGTAGTCCAATTTCTTGAAGTAAGCGTACAGCACAATCTCCTTCTCATAAGCATATTTTAAAGGCTTGCATCTTGGTATGGCACCCTCACTGCCTGTGGTGATAGAAGTGCAACGCCTCAGTCGTGCAATGTCTCCTCTCAGGAAATTCATCAACACAGTCTCTGCTATGTCGTCAGCATTGTGCCCTGTGAATAGAAGCGGAG contains these protein-coding regions:
- the ctu1 gene encoding cytoplasmic tRNA 2-thiolation protein 1, whose amino-acid sequence is MPVNCSSCEERRAVLRRPKTGHSLCKDCFFHAFEEEIHHTIVSAKLFNPGEKVGIGASGGKDSTVLAHVLKVLNERYAYGLDLILVSVDEGISGYRDDSLETVKRNQQQYELPLKIVSYQELYGWTMDQIVKQVGLKNNCTFCGVFRRQALDRGAMMLGVNKICTGHNADDIAETVLMNFLRGDIARLRRCTSITTGSEGAIPRCKPLKYAYEKEIVLYAYFKKLDYFSTECIYSPNAYRGHARAFLKDLEAIRPSSIMDIIHSGENLSVKEDVRMPVQGTCTRCGYISSQSLCKACVLLEGLNRGLPKLGIGKHHKLHHKLLSQEPLSEQEERKLKAVDF